From the Verrucomicrobiota bacterium genome, one window contains:
- a CDS encoding peroxiredoxin: protein MNTIFQKGFIAMGLLSFFLGGHLHGTELKVGDPAPILDSLDQDGNTVDLGEVYAKGLTLVYFYPKADTPGCTAQACSLRDGFEILSQKGVAVIGVSADTVEAQKGFQEKYKLPFTLLADKEGKVIDAFGVPTLLGIPARQAFLIQDGKIIWLDRKASTKKQAQDVLEVLKTL, encoded by the coding sequence ATGAATACAATATTTCAAAAAGGATTTATCGCAATGGGATTATTGAGCTTTTTTCTGGGGGGACATTTGCACGGGACGGAACTCAAGGTCGGGGACCCAGCTCCTATTCTGGATTCACTCGATCAGGATGGTAATACAGTGGATCTCGGCGAGGTATATGCAAAAGGCTTGACCCTAGTTTATTTTTATCCAAAAGCCGACACTCCAGGCTGCACGGCTCAAGCTTGTAGTTTGAGGGACGGATTTGAGATTCTAAGTCAAAAAGGGGTCGCCGTCATCGGAGTCAGTGCGGACACAGTGGAGGCTCAAAAGGGTTTTCAAGAAAAATATAAGCTTCCCTTTACCCTCCTAGCAGACAAGGAAGGAAAGGTCATCGATGCCTTTGGCGTACCCACATTATTAGGGATCCCCGCCCGCCAAGCCTTCCTCATCCAAGACGGCAAAATCATCTGGCTCGACCGCAAAGCCTCCACGAAAAAACAGGCGCAGGATGTGCTGGAAGTCCTCAAGACACTTTGA
- a CDS encoding PIN domain-containing protein: protein MRIAFPEGEVKGYQTLQSVLTNDPKDRHVLAAAIKGQCPLILTFNVKYFSKESTSPWLIDVCHPQDYLLILYEMDPKHIMGCLGGIAGRKKTKIEDILLHRGKSLPLFSSKVLDDLGAD from the coding sequence GTGCGAATCGCCTTTCCTGAAGGCGAAGTCAAAGGATATCAAACTTTACAGTCAGTACTCACAAATGATCCCAAAGACAGGCATGTGCTCGCCGCCGCGATCAAGGGACAGTGCCCCCTGATCCTTACGTTTAATGTGAAATATTTTTCCAAGGAATCCACGTCCCCTTGGTTAATTGATGTCTGCCACCCCCAAGACTACCTTCTGATTTTATATGAAATGGACCCCAAACACATAATGGGATGTCTAGGGGGGATTGCTGGAAGGAAAAAGACTAAAATCGAGGACATTCTCCTTCATCGAGGAAAATCTTTACCTCTCTTCTCATCAAAAGTCCTCGATGATTTGGGTGCAGATTGA
- a CDS encoding DUF2007 domain-containing protein → MNDMVLLTQFNSLDDAFMARAMLDSAGIEAFIPDEYTLQNSWVWITAYQGVRLMVPEDCLDESREILKISKENDSPYLRGFTCPTCDSDHVINATLKRKALAAIIAILNIPLPFSRKKYECTACGHKWK, encoded by the coding sequence ATGAATGACATGGTGCTCCTCACTCAATTCAATTCGCTCGACGATGCATTCATGGCCCGGGCCATGCTTGATTCCGCAGGGATAGAGGCTTTTATTCCCGATGAATACACCCTGCAAAATAGCTGGGTCTGGATTACAGCTTACCAAGGGGTGCGCCTGATGGTCCCTGAGGATTGCCTCGACGAATCACGGGAAATTCTGAAAATCTCCAAAGAAAACGATTCCCCTTACCTCAGAGGTTTCACCTGTCCTACATGTGACAGTGATCATGTCATTAATGCCACACTCAAGAGGAAAGCCCTCGCCGCGATTATCGCCATCCTCAATATTCCCTTGCCATTCAGCCGCAAAAAATACGAATGTACTGCTTGCGGGCACAAATGGAAATGA